GCCTTGTTCTTGCCCACGGAGGGTTTCACGAAGGCCTGCGCCCGCAGGTTCTTGGACTCCACGCGGTCGAAGTCGACGAAGACGAGCGTGGCCTCGAGGTTGCGGCACAGCACCGCCGCCGTGGAGCCGATGGCTCCCACACCACAGAAGACGATGCGCATGGGTGGGCCTCCTCACGCCCCAAAGGGCACCTTGGGCCGCAGGTAGATGCGCTCCTCGCCGCCCGGTGCGCGGAACCGGTCCACCACGTAGTGCTGGAAGGAGTCCGCCTGGGCCGGAGCCAGCAGCTCCACCGCGATGCGCCGCACATCCGCGTCCGTCAGGAGGGTTTCCCGCTCCAGGGGCACGTCCGTGGACAGGCCGTTGTAGGTGATGTTCAGCGTCGTCATGTCCCCGCCTCCCGGGGCCCGGACCGCCGCGAAGCAGGGCGGGGCCGGGGCCATCCGGGCAGGGACGCGCGGGTGGAGCGGATTCCTGACGCTCAGTGATCGCCGTAGCGCTTCTCGCCGGCCTCCACGCGCAGCTTCAGCTTGTTCTGCGCGGGGGGCAGCGGGCAGGTGGCGTAGGGGGAGAAGGCGCAGGGCGGGTTGTAGGCGCGGTTGAAGTCCAGCACCACGCGGCCGTCCTTCGTCGGCTGCTCCACGTACAGGAAGCGGCCCGCGCCGTACGAGTCATTGCGGTTGGTCTGGTCGCCGAAGATGACGAAGAACGGCCCCGAGTCCGATTCGAGGACGGGATCCAACCGGTACTCCTGTCCACCCACCTGGAAGACGAGCGTGCCCGGGGAGCTCATCTCCTCCACCGTGCCGAGCACCGTGGGGATCGAGAGCTTGCGCGGTGTCGTGGCCGGCTCGAAGCGGCCCTCGATGCGCCAGGCGGCGCTTGCCGGCCAGGTGGGGATGCCGTGGAATTGCTTGCGCGCCGGGGCCTCGGGATCCTTCACGCGCAGCCCCATCTTCTCCCCCCGCGGGATGAGGTAGAAGCGCAGCGTGCCCAGCGAGAGCACGTCCTCGGGGCCCTCGGACGTGCCCAGGGCGCCTCCCGTGAAGGGCTTGCCTCCGCGGGTGAGGGTGACTCCGGGCTGGAGCGTGAGCGTCACCTGGTTGCCCTTGCGCGTGAAGGTTCCAATGCGCGCGGGCGTGCCCTCGGGGAAGACGAAGTCGTTGTCCGCGGCGGAGCCGAAGCGGTTGTCTCCTTCGTTCAACCAGTGCAGGCCCACGAGCGACAACCAGCCCTCCTCGGACGTGAGGTTGGCGATGCGCTTCTGGTGCCAGGCGCTCGTTTCCGTCTCCAGGGAGGAGGGAGTCTGTGC
Above is a window of Cystobacter fuscus DNA encoding:
- a CDS encoding DUF1684 domain-containing protein yields the protein MRIARLITLSGLAFAAPALAAPPAKPAMTKPADPKPTAQTPSSLETETSAWHQKRIANLTSEEGWLSLVGLHWLNEGDNRFGSAADNDFVFPEGTPARIGTFTRKGNQVTLTLQPGVTLTRGGKPFTGGALGTSEGPEDVLSLGTLRFYLIPRGEKMGLRVKDPEAPARKQFHGIPTWPASAAWRIEGRFEPATTPRKLSIPTVLGTVEEMSSPGTLVFQVGGQEYRLDPVLESDSGPFFVIFGDQTNRNDSYGAGRFLYVEQPTKDGRVVLDFNRAYNPPCAFSPYATCPLPPAQNKLKLRVEAGEKRYGDH